A region of the Mytilus trossulus isolate FHL-02 chromosome 11, PNRI_Mtr1.1.1.hap1, whole genome shotgun sequence genome:
gATTGAagttggttttatagctagataaacttctatgacagtcacatcaatatattgacaacaatgcgTGAACAAAATAAAGCAGACATCATTAGTAAAAGGAAAAGTTCAAATGGAAGTTTTGAACGACATTGACTgactatacagcccttgcacggtcgggtTAGGAAAAGATTTTACTcattatatctataaaaagcagaaaaaaacatctttaaacTGGAAATAGTCTGGTATGTTTACATGCTTAACAACAAACGTTCGTTCACCACGaccaaaatattttacttaaatagTTATCTAATGATTTAATATTCCTTTAATTAAATGtatatagtataaaaaaatatatttgaaattcaatgtacaatatttctatataaaaaataagcaatAGTGCATGTTTGCCACATTTAACTTTCATAGAAACAATTTAGTATTAGCTTATTCAGCTATGCTAATTAGGAGGCAATACGTTCTGTGAATAGCTGCCAATAAAATTTCCTGCTGGTCTATAATTAGCAACGACAACGACACGACCGTTTCCTCTTGCCTTTCCTATTCCCATTTCTTTGGTATCCTTCCATACAACTTGAGTGAAGTGACCATACgctgaaaaatttaaaattaacatcAACAACGTTAAATGTACAGTTAAACTTCCTAACCATTCGTGTTCGGACAGCGTGTTACCCTTTTCACTAATGACAGCTGATGCATGCATAGCATGATAAATTTACTGGGTTGACATTCCAGATCTCTCTCATTTTCTtgttatcaaaattcaaaaaattctCTGTTACCTTGCCTAGTTTCATTGatttgaaataattcaatatgTTCCTTTTTTGTCTAATATTAGAATCATATTTCAGGACGAACAAAAGTAAACTCACtacttttaaactttaataaagTTGGCAGACAAAAACGGAAGCCTGGAAGACTACTGCTTATTAAAGAGTGGCAACGTATACAGTAGCAAAGGAACATTTGAACTCATAAGTCAGAAATAAACTGATATCGCCAGGagtaatacagaaaaaaagtcaACAGACAAAAAACGGAAGCGAACCATACAAGAAATAAAGAcctagcaacacgaaccctaccttTTAAATTGGATTATCCAGAAAGGTAAGCAGAACCTGTTGCACATGTCTGCTTTTCAGTTATTCCATCGACCATAATAAAAGCATTACACATGCGATTCATATGTTATGTATACtttatatttcttaaaacttGAATCGATAAGTAACCTACCAGGTACTCGTCCGAACTCTGGTGGCTCTTTTCCATAGTATGATCCATAATTTTCTATTTCGCTGTACCATGATTCTGTAGCATCGTTTGCTAAAACAAAAAGTAAGTTTCAAATAATAGCAATCgatagaaaaaattaaaacatttgctTGTGGATCGCCTTGAACCGACTCTCCAAATAGATTacatgtttggttttttttaatttgatagatgctgtttatgttttttgtttgtttgtttagcGCCATAAAAGCAGGTGAgaaaccattttctacatttaaaaatgcctgtaccaagttaggaatatggcagttgttgtccattcgtttgctgtgttttgtcctttgattttgcaatttgattaaggactttccgtttgaattttcctcggagtaaGTTTTGTGAATATACTTTTGTCAGATAACTTTTTGTACAGCGAATCTATCCACCCATGTACAAAATCGTTACTTGATTTATCTAACCTTTTTTGTGTGTTCTTTTTTGCTgtgtatgttattattttatgttatggaTACATGACCAATATAATCTGAgttttgttttcctttataATGTTGCAGATAAATCACAGTATAAATGCAGTTGGTCTAAATCTATAATTTCTAAAATGTCTTTAAATTGTACCTGAATAGTCGAGATCGGCCATTGTTCCCATCATGTATGCTATATTTTCACCAGCTCCAGGCCTATGGTCTCTCGGACTGTGCCCCGTCAAATTGTTTGCAAAAAGATGGTCAGCCCATTTTTGAGCCATTGCGCACAAGTCAGCTGCACAGGTCAATGCTGGTACGCCATGTTTAGCCCGTAATTCATTATGTGCATTTAAAGCTTGTTCAGCAAAGTCACCGGGTGGTTGGTCatgtttggatgttttatttggtgatgagtttttgtgtttttttcctgGCAGAATCTCTTTTGGTTGAGAAGGTTTTGACGACAAATTAAGATTCTTCAAATCGTTCTCATTAACGTCATCGGAGTTCACAAAAGCTtgctaaaatagaaaatatacatACACATATCCCAAATCGTCAATGTAAGTTTGTGTATATTTACAGTAAAGATGTATTTCACAGACATAGTGATGACTTTTTGCCACTTCAATATGTTCTTTACTCCATTTCAGTATTGAAGTTTGTTTGTAGTCAACCCGAGTTATTTGCCCTATTCAAACTATTGCGgaaatgtataaaacctatatgcAGAGTTGTTGCATGATTGTtagaatgttttattatatctatatttgacTATGAGATACGGGCTATTGATGTAGGTATCTTAAACATTAATTGGAAGATTGATAGTGAATAGATATAACCTGAAGGCTCTGTTTTTCGTTTAACAGTTACAGTTTAGTGTATCAAGTCATAATTATGACAGTTATCTTTCATTCTTATGATacatttgagcttttgattttaattttttaagcgaatttcttatttgaattttccgaaaagttttcctttttttatatcacaGAGCATTACGTCAAAAAATATACCGCCTTgaattgacatttttatgattatCAGAAATTCAATGTGGTATGTTTCGCCATTCCGTTTGCAAAagaaatatgacatatattagatATTCAAACTTAAAGTTTAAAGTTAACTGACGACGCCacgtaaaaaaaaacccagacaaacaacagtataaaaaaaatacaacaacaaacaaaactgaatACTGAGCTCCATTAACCGCACCACAcactggggtgatctcaggtgttgcAGTTACTGTGTTGCTCTTACAGTACAATAAAAGTGATTAGTCGACAGATCGCATCATTAAAAGGGGGCGTGATTGTAATTATGACAATATGCACTTATCTGCTGAACATGCATTCccattaggttttttttttaaatagaggCCTGACTGTTTTATTCGATTTGactcgttttacaatttaacgTCTTAGGTGTTGAACTTGTAAATAATTTACACATGTGACATAGTCGTATGAATAAATGATATTCCCTTTAAAGTGTTGATTACTATAAACAACATGATATTTTGAGACTGTTTTATTATTCACTTGTCAAATGTaacatttaacaattttatactttttgttcGAAGACATCTACTTTTATTATCAGCCTGAACAAATATCTGCCGACGAATTTTGAAACGTCGAtatcagaaagaaaaaaaaggagaaaTCCCACAGGGTATttcaaaagtaacaaaatatgTTCAACCATTCTTGGAACCGAACAGTGAACCATGCATTGTGTCTAAATCATATTTTGGATATGGTAACGTAACATACTATTTGTTCCTTAGTTGGTGGGGTACCTTCTACTACCAACTCTCTAGTCTTAACCTCTGATCCTCCATCTGAATATGTGAACGTCTCCTCTACTTTAACAGTTGTACTTGTCTTTCCATTTTTTGTGCAAGTGTTAGTTCCAACTTTTGTCGACTTACTCTTGACTGACATAATGTCtgaaatatattacaaaactAATCGTAttcaaatagtaaaatcacaaaaatactgaactccgaggaaaatcaaatcggaaagaccctaatcacatggcaaaatcaaatgtcaaaacacataaaaaacgaatggacaagaactgtcatattcctgacttggtacattcATTTTCAAGTGTAGAAAATGTAGTAAAGCGCATGTGAAGATGACCAT
Encoded here:
- the LOC134691600 gene encoding uncharacterized protein LOC134691600, which gives rise to MSIIATQWRSTLCYENGKWTTLVSVMETFDGCTETKKRELKLEGRRSEDEIISEVESTRVSQEPLHMYQASDDFVKEAIDAHNALRQRHGVPPLKVTKDLCNISQKWADYLIDNNDSRHSLNGLGENIAEKTGNSENLDYTGKAATQSWYNEFLNYHCFGKEPPLLEEVGDFQYGNFTQVIWKNTKEMGIGKAKRNGRVVVVANYRPSGNCIGWYAKNVFPAKRYIMSVKSKSTKVGTNTCTKNGKTSTTVKVEETFTYSDGGSEVKTRELVVEGTPPTKEQIQAFVNSDDVNENDLKNLNLSSKPSQPKEILPGKKHKNSSPNKTSKHDQPPGDFAEQALNAHNELRAKHGVPALTCAADLCAMAQKWADHLFANNLTGHSPRDHRPGAGENIAYMMGTMADLDYSANDATESWYSEIENYGSYYGKEPPEFGRVPAYGHFTQVVWKDTKEMGIGKARGNGRVVVVANYRPAGNFIGSYSQNVLPPN